Proteins encoded by one window of Mechercharimyces sp. CAU 1602:
- the rnmV gene encoding ribonuclease M5 yields MKVEEVIVVEGMNDRVAIERAVCADTIETRGSALGEEVIARVKKAQKTRGVILFTDPDGAGERIRRILADKVPGCKHAFLPRNQARGKGKIGVEHASPTAIRAALQDVRSELDTTLPNSDITWAEFIDAGMVGGAEARQLREKMGQLLGIGYGNAKQFYRRLHLFRIQRDEWAQALHQVREG; encoded by the coding sequence ATGAAGGTTGAAGAAGTAATTGTGGTAGAAGGGATGAATGACCGCGTCGCTATCGAGCGAGCTGTTTGTGCGGATACCATTGAAACGAGGGGTTCGGCGCTAGGTGAGGAAGTGATTGCCCGAGTGAAGAAGGCACAGAAGACGCGAGGTGTGATTCTTTTTACCGATCCTGATGGGGCCGGGGAACGAATTCGCCGTATCCTGGCCGATAAAGTTCCTGGGTGTAAGCATGCATTTTTACCAAGGAATCAGGCGCGTGGAAAAGGAAAGATTGGGGTGGAGCACGCCAGCCCTACGGCGATACGTGCGGCGTTACAGGATGTGAGGTCAGAGCTGGATACCACTTTGCCCAATTCGGATATTACTTGGGCTGAGTTTATCGATGCTGGAATGGTGGGTGGAGCGGAAGCGCGGCAATTGAGAGAGAAGATGGGACAGTTATTAGGAATCGGATATGGCAATGCCAAACAGTTTTATCGGCGATTGCATTTATTTCGTATACAGAGGGATGAGTGGGCGCAAGCCCTACATCAAGTGAGGGAAGGTTGA
- the rsmA gene encoding 16S rRNA (adenine(1518)-N(6)/adenine(1519)-N(6))-dimethyltransferase RsmA has protein sequence MNRMEERTVTRRTRELLKKHNLRLKRSLGQNFITEDWVLDRIVEAASLDRQTGVLEIGPGIGALTERIAEEAGWVTAIETDSRLIPVLEDQFATTGHVHIVEGDALQLDLQSIVKEHMASAERYCVVANLPYYITSPLIMRLLEGGLPLERIVIMIQKEVAERIMADPGGKDYGMLSIAVQYYAIPHWVTKVPNHVFVPRPDVDSAVIQLEVRGKPAVDVIDESLFFQVVRAAFAKRRKTLLNSISTSLPKKMSKEDVRSALEQAGIEPNRRGETCSLAEFARLTDALADFGM, from the coding sequence TTGAATAGAATGGAAGAAAGAACGGTCACAAGGCGCACGCGCGAACTATTAAAAAAGCACAATCTCCGTTTAAAGAGAAGTTTAGGACAAAATTTCATCACAGAAGATTGGGTGCTCGATCGGATTGTGGAGGCGGCTTCTCTTGATCGTCAGACAGGTGTACTTGAAATAGGACCTGGTATCGGAGCTTTGACAGAACGCATTGCAGAAGAGGCGGGTTGGGTAACAGCGATTGAAACGGATTCCCGTCTAATTCCGGTATTAGAGGATCAATTCGCTACCACAGGGCATGTTCATATTGTCGAGGGGGATGCCTTGCAACTCGATTTGCAATCGATCGTAAAGGAACATATGGCTTCAGCAGAGCGCTATTGTGTAGTTGCCAATCTTCCCTACTACATTACCTCCCCTTTGATTATGCGCCTGCTGGAGGGAGGACTTCCACTAGAGCGGATTGTAATTATGATTCAAAAAGAGGTAGCAGAACGAATAATGGCAGATCCAGGTGGGAAGGATTATGGTATGTTATCCATTGCTGTCCAATATTATGCTATCCCGCATTGGGTGACCAAAGTACCGAATCACGTGTTTGTACCGCGGCCGGATGTGGATTCTGCTGTTATTCAGTTGGAAGTTAGAGGGAAACCAGCAGTGGACGTGATAGACGAATCTTTATTCTTCCAGGTGGTACGAGCTGCCTTTGCTAAACGTCGTAAGACATTGTTAAATAGCATTTCTACTTCTCTTCCGAAAAAAATGTCGAAAGAGGATGTAAGGTCTGCGCTTGAGCAGGCAGGAATAGAACCTAACCGTCGTGGAGAAACATGCTCATTAGCTGAGTTTGCGCGCTTGACGGACGCTCTTGCTGATTTTGGCATGTAG